Proteins encoded in a region of the Azospirillum thiophilum genome:
- a CDS encoding putative motility protein, which yields MDITSSTAGAAISLKQAQGQMDFGVKALNRNAEQQQATVDALVQSTAGSVGGNVTPTRGQNVNITV from the coding sequence ATGGACATCACCTCTTCAACAGCCGGTGCGGCCATCTCCTTGAAGCAGGCGCAGGGTCAGATGGATTTCGGTGTCAAGGCGCTGAATCGGAATGCCGAGCAGCAGCAGGCGACGGTGGACGCCCTTGTCCAGTCGACTGCCGGCTCCGTCGGAGGCAACGTCACCCCGACCCGCGGGCAGAACGTGAACATCACGGTCTGA
- a CDS encoding flagellar basal body rod protein FlgC, whose protein sequence is MVDSIGIALGGLTAQTRRLEASASNVANVRSTGTVPSTDATTDGKRTAYQPLTVAQTNANPGTRATFTPITPPYLQEYAPDDSAANADGMVAAPNVDLATERVTQMAANRAYGANVAVVRTQDEMLTSLLDSKV, encoded by the coding sequence ATGGTCGACAGCATCGGCATTGCGCTCGGCGGCCTGACCGCACAGACGCGGCGGCTCGAAGCCTCGGCCTCCAACGTCGCCAATGTGCGTTCCACCGGCACCGTTCCATCCACGGACGCGACCACAGATGGGAAACGGACCGCCTACCAGCCGCTGACGGTCGCGCAGACCAACGCAAACCCCGGCACGCGCGCGACCTTCACGCCGATCACCCCGCCCTATCTGCAGGAATATGCCCCCGACGACAGCGCCGCGAATGCCGACGGGATGGTGGCAGCACCCAACGTCGACCTCGCGACGGAACGCGTCACCCAGATGGCTGCGAACCGTGCCTATGGCGCCAACGTCGCGGTCGTCCGCACCCAGGATGAGATGCTGACATCGCTGCTCGATTCGAAGGTTTAG
- a CDS encoding PP2C family protein-serine/threonine phosphatase yields MQNAAFVLTVAGRTDVGRTRSRNEDNFHVSSSGEFAIVCDGMGGHAGGDIASRKAVEEISGFLEDYAPTEPVTVVEFDDADRTQSDPMGTEPAVRNALSVARSAVQNANRSIHDLNVARGFAQGRGMGTTVAGVWRVPGSAQLVVFHAGDSRVYRLRDGELRPLTRDHSLYQIWLDNGGRGTAPQRNIIVRALGTAEDVEPEVAVHSLLPDDVLMLCSDGLNGMVPDSVIARILREEADPARAAAVLVDTANGAGGQDNVTVVVGRFAARA; encoded by the coding sequence ATGCAAAACGCCGCCTTTGTCTTGACCGTCGCCGGCCGGACCGATGTCGGTCGCACCCGGTCCCGCAACGAGGACAACTTCCACGTCAGCTCCAGTGGTGAATTTGCGATCGTCTGCGACGGAATGGGGGGCCACGCCGGCGGCGATATCGCCAGCCGCAAGGCGGTCGAGGAGATCTCCGGCTTTCTGGAGGATTACGCGCCGACCGAACCGGTGACGGTGGTGGAGTTCGACGATGCCGACCGTACCCAGTCCGATCCGATGGGCACGGAGCCGGCGGTGCGCAATGCCCTTTCGGTCGCGCGTTCCGCCGTTCAGAATGCCAACCGGTCGATCCACGACCTGAACGTCGCCCGCGGCTTCGCACAGGGCCGCGGCATGGGCACGACGGTAGCCGGTGTCTGGCGTGTGCCGGGCTCGGCGCAACTGGTGGTCTTCCATGCTGGGGACAGCCGGGTCTACCGCCTGCGCGACGGGGAACTGCGGCCCCTGACCCGCGACCACAGCCTGTACCAGATCTGGCTGGACAATGGCGGGCGGGGGACGGCGCCGCAGCGGAACATCATCGTCCGCGCACTCGGCACCGCTGAGGACGTGGAACCGGAAGTCGCGGTGCATTCGCTGCTGCCCGACGACGTGCTCATGCTCTGTTCCGACGGGCTGAACGGCATGGTGCCGGACAGCGTGATCGCCCGCATCCTGCGCGAGGAGGCGGACCCCGCCCGTGCGGCCGCCGTGCTGGTCGATACAGCCAACGGCGCCGGGGGGCAGGACAATGTCACCGTTGTGGTCGGCCGCTTCGCTGCCCGCGCCTGA